One genomic region from Prochlorococcus marinus CUG1433 encodes:
- a CDS encoding GNAT family N-acetyltransferase codes for MDQPIHKVEVKLSIKEISKEIWNELANEINNPFYEWTWIKNLEISKSVSRETGWQPLYFVAFKNEEILGIAPLFLKNHSYGEFIFDQSFARLAQELNLNYYPKLIGMSPYSPVNGYQFLYKKNKDEKEITNLLITHIENFAIANKILSCNFLYIDESWGNHLKSLGYHEWINSSSEWRSNGEKTFDDFLSRFNSNQRKNIKKERKSITKQDIKVEIFNEDDINQEILKKMHNFYEQHCLRWGVWGSKYLTSKFFETLVDNKKNLLLFSASKHDSNEIFAMSMCLKNQKNLWGRYWGSQEEISNLHFELCYYQPIEWAIKNSIHLFDPGAGGKHKRRRGFFAKSTVSMHKWFDKNMENIIKPWLNEVNKQTEMEIDFENQSIPFK; via the coding sequence ATGGACCAACCAATACATAAAGTTGAAGTCAAATTGTCAATTAAGGAAATCTCCAAAGAGATATGGAATGAATTGGCAAATGAAATTAATAATCCATTTTATGAATGGACTTGGATTAAAAACCTTGAGATATCAAAAAGTGTTTCAAGAGAAACTGGTTGGCAGCCACTTTATTTTGTTGCTTTTAAAAATGAAGAGATATTAGGAATTGCCCCACTTTTTTTAAAAAATCATAGCTATGGAGAATTCATTTTTGACCAATCATTTGCAAGATTAGCTCAAGAGTTGAATTTAAATTATTACCCTAAATTAATTGGAATGAGTCCTTATAGTCCTGTAAATGGATATCAATTTCTTTATAAAAAAAATAAAGACGAGAAAGAAATTACAAATCTACTTATAACCCACATCGAAAACTTTGCGATTGCAAACAAAATTCTAAGTTGTAATTTTTTATATATTGATGAAAGCTGGGGCAACCATCTTAAATCTTTGGGATACCATGAATGGATAAATTCCAGTAGTGAATGGAGGAGTAATGGAGAAAAAACATTTGATGATTTTCTTTCTAGATTTAACTCTAATCAGAGAAAAAATATAAAAAAAGAGAGAAAATCAATTACTAAACAAGATATTAAAGTAGAAATTTTTAATGAAGATGATATCAACCAAGAAATACTCAAAAAAATGCATAATTTTTATGAACAGCATTGTTTGAGGTGGGGAGTTTGGGGAAGTAAATATCTAACATCTAAATTTTTCGAAACACTGGTTGATAATAAAAAAAATCTCTTACTTTTTAGTGCATCAAAACATGATTCAAATGAAATTTTTGCTATGTCGATGTGCCTTAAAAATCAAAAAAACTTATGGGGTAGATATTGGGGTAGTCAAGAAGAAATATCTAATTTACATTTTGAATTATGCTATTACCAGCCAATTGAATGGGCAATAAAAAATAGTATTCATTTGTTTGATCCTGGAGCGGGTGGTAAACATAAAAGACGGAGGGGGTTTTTTGCAAAAAGCACCGTTAGCATGCATAAGTGGTTTGACAAAAATATGGAAAATATTATTAAACCTTGGCTAAATGAAGTGAATAAACAAACCGAGATGGAAATTGATTTTGAAAATCAATCTATACCTTTTAAATAA
- a CDS encoding DUF4346 domain-containing protein, whose product MDSSKSLDEKIKIDNDLSNRYIDLDPNGYFIIKVDLEENKIILEHFLNNINDDGYALDPETNEPIKCDSQNKRFSNEVFKGISAKQLGILITEERNDLITRFDHALYLGRELQKAEECLYKKLPYIQD is encoded by the coding sequence ATGGATTCAAGTAAAAGTTTAGATGAAAAAATAAAGATTGATAATGATCTATCCAACAGATATATAGACTTAGATCCAAACGGTTATTTCATTATCAAAGTAGACTTAGAAGAAAATAAAATAATTTTAGAGCACTTTCTAAATAATATTAATGATGACGGATATGCGCTTGACCCAGAAACAAATGAACCAATTAAATGCGACTCGCAAAATAAAAGATTTAGTAATGAAGTTTTTAAAGGTATTAGTGCGAAACAACTTGGAATATTGATCACTGAAGAAAGAAATGACTTAATAACCAGATTCGATCATGCTCTATATTTAGGCAGGGAACTGCAAAAAGCTGAAGAATGTTTATACAAAAAATTACCCTATATCCAAGATTAA
- a CDS encoding 6-carboxytetrahydropterin synthase, which translates to MTSTQSKPLHGKGRECVITRRACFSSSHRYWLPEKSPEENLSLFGKCSIAPGHGHNYELIVSMGGELDSDGMVLNLSDVKHSIKDKVTGQLDFRFLNDVWPEFNVNNQEGILPTTEALVKVIWTRLKDDLPLTSLRLYENPTLWADYFGKNMEAFLTVQTHFAAAHRLAKEEISFDENKKIYGKCARVNGHGHNYIVDITVKGDIDKRTGTVCDLSALQEIINDLVVEQLDHTFLNKDIEFFHNCVPTAENIALYISDILKKPIHQIGATLHKIRLQESPNNAAEIYVDQKLTNSLKLQFENSLITQT; encoded by the coding sequence ATGACTTCTACACAATCCAAACCACTACATGGAAAAGGACGTGAATGCGTCATAACTCGACGTGCCTGCTTTAGTTCTAGTCACCGTTATTGGCTTCCTGAAAAAAGCCCAGAAGAAAATTTATCTCTTTTTGGAAAGTGTAGTATTGCACCAGGACATGGTCATAATTATGAACTTATTGTTTCAATGGGTGGAGAACTAGACTCTGATGGAATGGTACTTAATCTCTCTGATGTAAAACACTCTATTAAAGATAAAGTTACTGGACAATTAGATTTTCGTTTTTTAAATGATGTCTGGCCTGAATTTAATGTTAATAATCAAGAGGGTATACTTCCCACAACTGAAGCATTAGTAAAGGTCATTTGGACTCGTCTAAAGGATGATTTACCTCTTACAAGTCTAAGACTTTATGAAAACCCAACTTTATGGGCAGATTATTTTGGAAAAAACATGGAAGCATTTTTAACAGTACAAACTCATTTTGCAGCCGCTCATAGACTTGCAAAAGAAGAGATATCCTTTGATGAAAATAAAAAAATCTATGGGAAATGTGCCAGAGTTAATGGACATGGTCATAACTATATCGTCGATATAACTGTAAAAGGAGACATCGATAAAAGAACAGGAACGGTTTGCGACTTATCTGCCCTCCAAGAAATAATTAACGATTTAGTTGTTGAACAACTAGATCATACTTTTCTTAATAAAGACATCGAATTTTTCCATAACTGTGTTCCAACTGCTGAAAATATAGCTTTATATATTTCTGATATTCTTAAAAAACCAATACATCAAATTGGTGCAACATTACACAAAATAAGACTCCAAGAGAGCCCAAATAATGCTGCAGAAATTTATGTTGATCAAAAGTTAACCAATTCATTGAAGTTGCAATTTGAAAATAGTTTAATCACGCAAACTTGA
- a CDS encoding shikimate kinase has translation MEQSIIEKTLHSIKGRSIFLIGMMGSGKSQTGLKLAELLKYKYIDLDSLIEKLAKKSINQIFSDEGEDNFRELEAKCLKETIKIPSLVISTGGGIVTKSENWGILRQGIIAWIDLDKDIAIERLKNEIENRPLLQGKNLNDLYMSIFQSRENLYSQADLRIEVKKENIEEVAMKIINAIHKEIIS, from the coding sequence ATGGAACAATCCATTATCGAAAAAACACTTCATAGTATTAAGGGCAGAAGCATATTTTTAATAGGAATGATGGGTTCTGGTAAGTCACAAACTGGTTTGAAACTAGCTGAATTATTGAAGTATAAGTATATTGATCTAGATTCATTAATAGAGAAGTTGGCAAAAAAATCTATCAATCAAATTTTTAGTGATGAAGGAGAAGATAATTTCCGTGAGTTAGAAGCAAAATGCCTTAAAGAAACTATCAAAATTCCTTCATTAGTTATCTCAACTGGGGGAGGAATAGTTACCAAATCGGAAAACTGGGGAATCTTAAGACAGGGAATAATTGCTTGGATAGATCTCGACAAAGATATAGCAATTGAAAGATTGAAAAATGAAATTGAAAATAGGCCACTTCTTCAGGGAAAGAATCTCAATGATCTATATATGAGCATTTTTCAATCTAGAGAAAATTTGTATTCTCAAGCAGATTTAAGAATTGAAGTAAAAAAAGAAAACATTGAAGAAGTCGCTATGAAAATAATTAATGCAATTCATAAAGAAATAATAAGTTAA
- a CDS encoding cytochrome B6, translating into MNIIFYFAFIGFGFGAAFALDKLLRAVKLI; encoded by the coding sequence ATGAACATCATTTTCTATTTTGCATTTATTGGTTTTGGTTTTGGAGCTGCTTTCGCATTAGATAAGCTCTTAAGAGCAGTTAAATTAATTTAA
- a CDS encoding dihydrofolate reductase family protein codes for MSIPRVIIVIASSLDGRIAFPRGGECHLGSDEDKKILNQNLSMVDATIFGLGTLIAHQSTYLVKNLNDNNEVNISKSQPISIVASNSKKFNSNWKYFRQPIRRWLISSSKVDNSSNNEFEKELFFEDSWEKTLISLKKRGINDLALLGGAKLINSFIKEDLITDIKITIIPRIIGGKYTWIPPEQTNAIFNLERRWEINSIKNLMNNEIHIHYKKS; via the coding sequence TTGAGTATCCCAAGAGTAATAATTGTTATAGCATCAAGTCTTGATGGGAGAATTGCATTTCCTAGAGGTGGAGAATGTCATCTTGGAAGCGATGAAGATAAAAAAATATTAAATCAAAACTTATCAATGGTTGACGCCACCATTTTTGGTTTAGGTACTTTAATAGCTCATCAATCAACTTACCTAGTTAAAAATCTCAATGATAATAACGAAGTAAATATATCAAAAAGCCAACCAATTTCTATAGTTGCTTCAAATAGCAAAAAATTTAATAGTAATTGGAAATACTTTCGTCAACCAATTAGAAGATGGCTAATAAGCTCAAGTAAAGTTGATAATTCGTCGAATAATGAATTCGAGAAGGAACTCTTTTTCGAAGATTCATGGGAAAAAACTTTAATTTCACTCAAAAAACGAGGGATAAATGATTTAGCTCTTTTAGGTGGGGCAAAACTTATAAATTCATTTATAAAAGAGGATCTAATAACAGATATAAAAATTACAATAATTCCACGAATTATTGGAGGTAAATATACATGGATTCCTCCAGAACAAACAAATGCGATTTTTAATCTCGAAAGAAGATGGGAAATAAACTCAATTAAAAATTTAATGAATAATGAAATCCATATTCATTACAAAAAAAGTTAA